In one Solanum dulcamara chromosome 1, daSolDulc1.2, whole genome shotgun sequence genomic region, the following are encoded:
- the LOC129902272 gene encoding delta(12)-fatty-acid desaturase FAD2-like, which produces MGGGGNMTMEREEKKNPLERVPSSKPPFTIGDIKRAIPPHCFERSLIHSFSYLIQDLILVSIFYYIATTYFHLLPSPYSYLAWATYWIAQGCVGEGIWILAHECGHHGFSDYQWVDDTVGLILHSALLTPYFAWKHSHRRHHANTASLENDEVYKPRLKSKVRWYYKYLNNPVGRVLILAFTLTFAWPLYLVFNVSGKKYDRFASHYYPYSPIYTDRERLQIYISDAGVIATTYLLYRATLTKGLAWVVCIYGVPLLIVNGLVVFITLLHHTHSSLPHYDSSEWDFLRGALATVDRDYGFLNKVFHNVTDTHVLHHIFPYISHHNAVEATKAMKPLLGEYYKFDDTPILKAMWRDTKECIFVEKDKDKGVYWYKNKL; this is translated from the coding sequence ATGGGAGGTGGTGGTAATATGACAatggaaagagaagaaaagaaaaatcctCTGGAAAGAGTTCCATCTTCAAAGCCGCCTTTTACAATTGGAGACATCAAGAGGGCCATCCCTCCCCACTGCTTTGAGCGatctcttattcactccttCTCCTATCTTATTCAGGATCTCATACTTGTCTCCATCTTTTATTACATTGCGACCACTTACTTTCACCTCCTTCCATCCCCATATAGTTATCTTGCATGGGCTACTTACTGGATTGCTCAAGGTTGTGTTGGCGAAGGAATATGGATCCTTGCCCATGAATGTGGCCACCATGGCTTCAGTGATTACCAATGGGTAGATGACACTGTTGGTCTTATCCTCCACTCTGCACTTTTAACACCATACTTTGCATGGAAACATAGTCATCGTCGTCACCATGCCAACACTGCTTCCCTTGAGAATGATGAAGTCTACAAACCAAGACTTAAATCAAAAGTAAGATGGTACTACAAATACTTGAACAATCCAGTAGGACGAGTCCTCATACTTGCCTTCACCCTCACTTTTGCCTGGCCTTTGTACTTGGTCTTCAATGTCTCCGGAAAAAAATATGACCGTTTTGCAAGTCACTATTATCCTTATAGCCCAATATATACCGATCGTGAGAGGTTACAAATCTACATTTCAGATGCAGGTGTCATTGCAACTACTTATTTGTTGTATCGCGCTACTTTGACTAAAGGGCTAGCTTGGGTTGTCTGCATCTATGGGGTACCCCTCCTTATTGTCAATGGCCTTGTAGTCTTTATCACTCTTTTGCACCACACTCACTCCTCATTGCCACATTATGATTCATCTGAGTGGGATTTTCTAAGGGGAGCTCTAGCTACAGTAGATAGAGACTATGGTTTCCTAAATAAGGTATTCCACAATGTTACAGATACACATGTTTTGCATCATATATTTCCATACATATCACATCACAATGCAGTGGAGGCAACAAAAGCTATGAAACCATTGTTAGGAGAATACTATAAATTTGATGATACTCCAATTTTAAAGGCAATGTGGAGGGATACAAAGGAGTGCATCTTTGTGGAGAAAGACAAGGATAAAGGTGTTTATTGGTACAAGAACAAGCTTTGA
- the LOC129902336 gene encoding delta(12)-fatty-acid desaturase FAD2-like — protein MGGGGNMTMEREEKKNPLERVPSSKPPFTIGDIKRAIPPHCFERSLIHSFSYLIQDLILVSIFYYIATTYFHLLPSPYSYLAWATYWIAQGCVGEGIWILAHECGHHGFSDYQWVDDTVGLILHSALLTPYFAWKHSHRRHHANTASLENDEVYKPRLKSKVRWYYKYLNNPVGRVLILAFTLTFAWPLYLVFNVSGKKYDRFASHYYPYSPIYTDRERLQIYISDAGVIATTYLLYRATLTKGLAWVVCIYGVPLLIVNGLVVFITLLHHTHSSLPHYDSSEWDFLRGALATVDRDYGFLNKVFHNVTDTHVLHHIFPYISHHNAVEATKAIKPLLGEYYKFDDTPILKAMWRDTKECIFVEKDKDKGVYWYKNKL, from the coding sequence ATGGGAGGTGGTGGTAATATGACAatggaaagagaagaaaagaaaaatcctCTGGAAAGAGTTCCATCTTCAAAGCCGCCTTTTACAATTGGAGACATCAAGAGGGCCATCCCTCCCCACTGCTTTGAGCGatctcttattcactccttCTCCTATCTTATTCAGGATCTCATACTTGTCTCCATCTTTTATTACATTGCGACCACTTACTTTCACCTCCTTCCATCCCCATATAGTTATCTTGCATGGGCTACTTACTGGATTGCTCAAGGTTGTGTTGGCGAAGGAATATGGATCCTTGCCCATGAATGTGGCCACCATGGCTTCAGTGATTACCAATGGGTAGATGACACTGTTGGTCTTATCCTCCACTCTGCACTTTTAACACCATACTTTGCATGGAAACATAGTCATCGTCGTCACCATGCCAACACTGCTTCCCTTGAGAATGATGAAGTCTACAAACCAAGACTTAAATCAAAAGTAAGATGGTACTACAAATACTTGAACAATCCAGTAGGACGAGTCCTCATACTTGCCTTCACCCTCACTTTTGCCTGGCCTTTGTACTTGGTCTTCAATGTCTCCGGAAAAAAATATGACCGTTTTGCAAGTCACTATTATCCTTATAGCCCAATATATACCGATCGTGAGAGGTTACAAATCTACATTTCAGATGCAGGTGTCATTGCAACTACTTATTTGTTGTATCGCGCTACTTTGACTAAAGGGCTAGCTTGGGTTGTCTGCATCTATGGGGTACCCCTCCTTATTGTCAATGGCCTTGTAGTCTTTATCACTCTTTTGCACCACACTCACTCCTCATTGCCACATTATGATTCATCTGAGTGGGATTTTCTAAGGGGAGCTCTAGCTACAGTAGATAGAGACTATGGTTTCCTAAATAAGGTTTTCCACAATGTTACAGATACACATGTTTTGCATCATATATTTCCATACATATCACATCACAATGCAGTGGAGGCAACAAAAGCTATCAAACCATTGTTAGGAGAATACTATAAATTTGATGATACTCCAATTTTAAAGGCAATGTGGAGGGATACAAAGGAGTGCATCTTTGTGGAGAAAGACAAGGATAAAGGTGTTTATTGGTACAAGAACAAGCTTTGA